Below is a genomic region from Bos javanicus breed banteng chromosome 13, ARS-OSU_banteng_1.0, whole genome shotgun sequence.
tcctgtggccactgatgagttttccagatttgctggcatattgagtgcagcactttcacagcatcatctttgaggatttgaaatagctcaactgcaattccattacctccactagctttggtaatagtgatgcttcttaaggcctacctgacttcgcattccaagatgtttggctctaggtgagtgataacaccatcctggttatctggattataaagatcttttttgtagagttctgtgtattcttgccacctcatcttaatattttctgcttctcttaggtccataccatttcgtAATTTATGGtgtccttctttgcatgaaatgtccccatggtatctctaattttcttcaagagatctctagcctttcccattctattgtttcctcaatttctttgcattcatcactgagaaagtctttcttatctctctttgctattctttggaactctgcattcaaatgggtatatctttccatttctcctttgccttttgcttctcttctttcctcaggtatttagaaggcctcctcagacaaccattttgcctttttgcttttctttttcttggggatggtcttgataactgcctcttatacaatgtcacgaatctccatccatagttcttcaggcactctgtttatcagatctaatcccttgaatctatttgtcacttccactgtctaatcataagAGTAAACACTACATGAAACTAATTTCAGAGCAGGAAAACTAATTTCACAACAGAACACTTTACCTTGGTTTTAAAATCTAAGACTTCATCATTTGATGTAGGCCCTAAATCAATGCCAGGTTTGTTGGGAAACCTTTAAAGcaaaaacatacaataaaaatgagTGAGCTCATGTcattgaacaaaagaaaaaaaaaaaacaagttaaagTTTGTCTATATATTAAATGAACTTTCTTGACAATTTGGCCTGAATACAATTAGCCTGTTTtaaaacagcttaaaaaaaattttttttttaagatttcttgatgtggaccacttttaaagtctttactgaaatAGTTCCAAtggtgcttctattttatgttttggctgtCTGACCCTGggtcatgtgagatcttagcttctcTGACCAAGTATCGAACCCACACTGCCTACACTGGAAGATGTCTTACTAAccatcttaaccactgcacccccagggaagtctccaggaaAGTTTTTCGTTACCTATTTCTGCATTCATCTCTCCCAACCTATGAAATATGTAGTTAACACTCATTCTTAGTTTCCATAACAGAGAGTGACAGCCAATGTATCAGCAGagcctaaaaataatttttcactaaAAGTTCTAATAGCTGAACTGAAAATTCAGTTGATGGATTGAAATAATTCTTGTTTGTCCAAACTGGAATAAACCTGATGACTTAAAACAAAGTGGAAGAAtaggcttttccttctccattttcttttcaaggtTCAGAGACAAATCTGAGTCCATCCAAAATGGGAGTATTGGTCCATCAGCAGGGATACCACTTACTGAGATGGCACCACTTCTCTCCTTTACTCTAAGGGAGTACAAGGAGTTTCCCCACAATGTCGAAAATTAAAATGTACACAAGCCAAAAAACTAATTGATATCTTTAAATTATATGCTACATGGGAACTTCTGAGTCTCTGCTGAGGGCCATGGGAGTGTACATGAGAGTAAGGAAGGCCAATTGTCAAATTACAGGTCAGCTCATTTAAACCAGGGTCAATTCATTAACCTCCTGAAACCACAGTTGCCTAATTAAGTAAAAGTAGGACACAGCTACTTTACAAAGCTGCTGTGATGActctatgaggtcacaaatgTTAAGCACATAATGCAGTGTCTAACCCAGAGTAGAACACTCAACAACCATTAGTTTCTCTTGTCCATTTTCCCTTAGttaaacatataatttaaaacatcaatAAAATCCTACCTCCTTGAAGAGTCCTCTTCAGAACTCTCATccactattaaagaaaaaagcaagatacattttaaatcaatggaagaaaaatacagaatattaaaatCTCAAGACTGAGGCTTTGTTTAAAAGCATTCCTTTCAAACCACACCTGGAGGCCACACTAGAGGAAGGGAACAGTGGTTGTACTATACTGGTAGGCCACTAATGCCTAAGAATCACTCTTCACCTTTATAGTCatcaaatgcaaaacaaaacaacaaagaaaagaattgcTGTTTACAATGACCtaaccaaactccaggagactgaCAGAAAATGATACTATACCATTAATACAATAACTACTATAAGCTGACAATAGCACACTTAAACAGCATGGTATTTCTGGATTTCTATTGCCTGGAGGACTGAACAGAGACTATAGGTGTCTTGCTGGGACATGACTACTCTGGATCTTCAGTTCACAATGAAAACACCCTATCACAGGGAAGCTTGGTCAAAGGCACTGGACCTCAGAGCAAGGTAAAACATTGGAAACAAAAGTCTTCTCTTCCTGGCCCTCTTTCCAAAGGCAAGAGAAGTATGAAATATGTAGTGATTTCAGGTTTAGTAAGGATAATCTCTTGAAAGGCAGGTGGGGGTGAGCAAATGGGTAAAGGGGCTAAATTCAGTGGTGAGAATGGGGACTAGACTTTGTAGTGGTGAGCATGAAGTAGGGTACACAGAAgctgaacttttttaaaaagttccataaatatatatggaactttttagaaaacatttttaaaactttttttaaaaagttcagcttctatgtgtgtgtgtgtatacacatacatactaaCATGTTCAAAAAGAATCTCTTGAGACTATCTCCTCCCATTACTCAAGAGTATCTGGACCACACAGATCAGGATGGTCCAAAGAGTGCTGTTTACTAGTGAAGGATATAATTATATCAGTCCTTCCCATTATAtggcaaatatttatagaaatcaTGCTTTTTAAGCTTGGAAGGCATACATCATCACACCCTAAACTGATGAactaggggagggagggagggatggagggaaccATGGACTCTGGTGCTGTTGGACATTTCCCAGGGTCGTCATgatctgatgctggagggatgaCGCACATGCAGTGACTCCACGGGGAGAGGAGCACTGCAAGCTTGAGCAAGGAGAGCAGgggcagtgatttttaaatgttttcacccTGTGACATCAGAACAATGCTTAGTACATAAAAGACACTTGAAATGTGTCTGTTtagtgaacaaatgaacaaataaataagcatgttttctttgaaaatttatttagaaaaatacagaaattaaccAGAGAAAAACTCTATTCTGAGCGTATTGAAGACCAAGACACTGTCATCTCTGTATCTCCTCTGACTAGTGTAGTAAACCAACCTACAGTTCTTTGATAGACGTTTTTGTGGTTCAGTCaccaaatcgtgtctgactcttgtgatcccatggactacagctaaccaggcccttctgtccatgggatttcccaggcaagagtataggagtgtgttgccattttcttctccatgggatcttcccgacacagggatcaagccgtatctcctgcattggcaggtggattctttactactgagccacctgggaagcacccttTGATTAGACAGAGGTCTACTCAGTTAAAGGTATCCTTGGATACCCTGTACAATGTGCTAGATGCCACATCCAGTGGACCTAATGCTGTTTTTGTTAATGCAAAgtatttttgtgcttttattaGAACCTGCAGATTCCCAAGTTGTCCCAAGTCCCAAGAATATCTATTATGATAATCTTTTAACTGATGGCAAGAGAATATCTTTTTCTTACAAAACTATACTCTCATGACAATTGGccaacacacaaaagaaaatatccgATCCTAATGAAGTCAACCTATCTCACTCTCTCTGGATCTGTAAGGAAAGAAGTTGGTAATCTAGACCTGCTTGGTACAACAGGCAAAATAACTGGTTCTCAACCAGGCATTGCTtttctgccttctgtacaatTGGTAGGTATCTTTCAGAAATAATCTCTCACTACTATGCTGCACACTGCCTCAGCTTTGCAGTTATTGTTTATCATTTCTTATCCTACCAGGAAGGGATTATTTAAGTTCCCAGTTTTAATGATGGTAACTATTTTAGTGAGACTAATCACTACacagtgaaagtcaagtcactcagtcctgtccgcctctttgtgaccccatggactgtagcctaccagactcctctgtccttgggattttccaggcaataatattggagtggattgccatttccttctccaggggatcttcctgacccagggatcgaacccgggtctcctgcattgtagacaggcgctttaccatctgagccatcattcACTAAATACAAaccatttctaaaaatgaaagttCACTTTCATAAGACATCCAATCTGCTGTACTATGACTATAGATGAAATATACATCATACtcacttaattattttttctgatttacaCAAAGATCTAATATAGGACTTTAGGGGCCATATTAAAGAGATGGATTTCTTTTCAAATAGTACTGTCTTTGATGTTAAATCAATTACAATTAACTtgttaaagaattctgaatactagagtataaagaaattaatttaaaaatgaaattcacatGCAATTTACACTACTTTTGTCATAGTTCTTTCATTATTGAAACTTCCTCATTCCTACTTTATCTATGGTAGAATCACCGAGAGTAATTCGGTATCAGATGACGTACCTGGGTTGCTATTTTCAGGAGAAGTTTTAGatctcttttctttatattcagaAATCAGTTGGCAAAAGCTATGTattaaaaatgtgataaataatattttaacactGATACGAAAAACAACTATCAAATTCTTAGATCATTTCAGACAATGTCAGAGATAATATCAAAACTTCAATTGTCATATACATTTCAAGTTTCTAAGTTCTATAAACTTATATTTAGCATGTAGTAAAGGAGAAAGTAAAGgtatattttcactctgcttatttaatttatacacagagtgcatcatgagaaacactgggcaggatgaagcacaagctggaatcaagattgccaggagaaatatcaataacctcagatatgcagatgacaccacccttacggcagaaagtgaaaaactaaaaagcctctcgatgaaagtgaaagaagagagtgaaaaagttgccttaaagctcaacattcagaaaacgaagatcatggcatctggtcccatcacttcatggcaaatagatggggaaacagtgactgactttgtttttttttgggctccaaaatcactgcagatggtgactgcagccatgaaattaaaagatgcttactccatggGAAGCAAGTtagaccaacttagcatattcaaaagcagagatattactttctcaacataggtccatctaatcaaggttatggtttttccagtagtcatgtatggatgtgagagttggactataaagaaagctgagcacaggagaattgatgcttctaaACTGCAGTCTTGGAAAAgatacttgagagtcccttggactgcaaggagatccaaccagtccatcctaaaggaaatgagtcctgggtgttcattggaaggactgatgttgaagctgaaactccaatattttggccacctgatgcgaagagcagactcatttgaaaagaccctgatgctggaaaagattgaaggcaggaggagaatgggacaacagaggatgagatggttggatggcattaccgactcaatggacatgatttggggtaaactctgggagttggtgatggacagggaggctgggcgtgctgcagttcatggggtcccaaagagtcaaacacaactgagcaactgaactgaactgaaaggagaaagaaaaggaaaatgaagtagTCCTGATCTCAGGGCAGTACAGCTCCAATAATTAACTAGATTTAGCTTGGCATATGAAAAATCTCTCGAGCTTGCAAATCCTACCTCTATAACCAACTGCTCTTTGTTCCTGGAGGAGTTGTTTCTCTTCAGTTCAAAGTCCTTCCTCTACACAACTGGGATATTACTATCTTATTTCAAAAGAGGATTAATAGGATGTAATGAGATAATATACCCCCAAAATGCTTGCAGAAACAAAGAGTGGAATAATTCCATCTTCAACTTTATTGCTGTAACTACTTTGGAATTCCAAGTAAATCCCAATGTGTGCTTTTTCATGCATCTAACGTTCAAGTGTTGTATGAAACTGTTATTAATTCTGGTGATTAGCTGTTCTTTGTTGTTTGTAATTTAGGGAATCTCAGCTTTTAGATAATGTGTAcctaaatttatttataacataTGAATTCACTGCATTAGAGAACATAATGAACCCCCATTATTGCAGCTAATTACACCAAGAGCAGAAAACTAATCACAATCAAGACCTGGCCTGGACCACCACTCTTCCTTCTCTACCTACTCAAACTCTgaaccagcagatctttctgacaatgatgtttaatctccatgttccTCTCCAATTCACTTGGAAGACATATCCCTACTCTTACAGTGGGTACTTGAAAGTTCTAGACAGGGCTTACCTCTCTGAATTTCAACTATCTTACTTGAGATTTAGGGATTTCTGTTGAATGGGTTCCTTAAGGGGCAGATTCTGAAAACATTTAAGTTGGAGGCAGACAGAAACCCGTTGGAAGATtttcattattacagaaatggaTCCCATGAGGGGCCAAGCATAATTAGGGAATCTCAGACAAGCTGGCACCCACTACTCTGGGAAGGATGACAGGGAACCTGTGACCTAAGAAAAGGTGCCCCCACAGGACAGAAAGCCACATTGAGGTTCAAGTCTAgacacaaaggagaaagggaagtctGCTCAATCCCTGCAAGAGCACTTGACCCTCTCTGACAGCCTAAAATGGCCCCCACTGACATCTgctagaagaaaagataaataagagcCTCAAGAGCACCTTATCATGAAGATCTAGGCTTCCACGTGGGCTCCACATAAGGTCTCTGAGTGAGGGGGAAAGCTAGGCAGCCCAGCTGCCCAAACCGGGTGCTGGAGCTTTGTTTGCAGCAGTGACTGAGTGACAAGCATACATATGAGAAGAAAGGAGCTCTCACTCTGAAGTCGAGATGTGCATCACCTTAAAGGCTGGGGAACCTGGACCCAGAGGGGCGGCCTGGGAGCAAAGGTTAATCATGAGCCCACTGCaggatgagggtttttttttttttttttttttccttttaaaatgattttattgaaGGTCTTTATAGAGCCACATCCAGACTGCAGATCCAGCTGCCAAGCAGACCCTGTCAAGACCAGCTGTAGCAGCAGTGCTGCAGCAGTAGAATCAATGCAAGGAACAGAATGATGAGAAGGAACTATTTTCTCCCCTCAAATGACTTGTGGAAGAGGACTATTTTGTTGATCTTAGGGAATCCTCCAGGTTCTTGGAAAATTCAAGCAGAAGTGTATAGAGAGGCAAGCCCTCAAGGGAAAACAGGATTTGAtgctgaaataaatatttcaagacCCAAAGAACTAGTTAGAAATATCACAACTGTGACACTGTTCATACGATCAAGGGGTCACACTTGGAATGAAATAGCTAATGTCAAGCTTCCTAAGGATCAAGGTCTACATGTCCTGAGATAAAGCACCCCCGAGCCCACAGCCAAGAGTCACTAATTGGCCTTTGCTTGGCTTTCAGCTCTTGAGGGGGAACATCTCACCACCATTCTCCAAACTGCCTGCACCAAACTGGAACTCTCACTGGTCACATAGAAAGTtaacagttaaaattatttttggctgcagtttAGTGAGAACTGGCATTTTAATGTGAACAGTTACATATTAAAACCACTAATAACAGCATATTCTTCTGTAGTCCACCCAAAAACATCTTGAGAAAAGATGTCAGCACATGGTTGAAGAAGTCTGACGACATTTGTTGATTCATACTTGACAGCAAGCATGAGGGCTGTTCTAAAACAACAGAGAGATGACTTCAGCCCAGGAAGTTGAGTTGACTTACTTAAACAGTTAATTTGAtatgctttaccaactgaatgCCTTGCCCTTTCATGAAGAGCTGACCATTTACAGGCTCAAGTGTTCATCTTTGCAAATTACCTCCAATGCTAAAATGAAGGGACAGAAAAGAAGCCTCCTATCCCACTGGGATGCCATGTAGCAGCACTTACTATTTCAAAAGTCcttgatggggacttccctggtgggccagtggataagactccaggctcccaatgcagggggcttaggttccatccctggtcagggaacttgatcccatatgctgcaactaagagttcccacAACTAGGACCccatgtagccaaataaataaatgttttttaaaaataataataaagtccttgatggaaaagaaatgatgcTGAGGTCACTTATCTAAGGCAGATGACTATTTAAGGGTTAAATTCCCTATTTCCTCCTTAGTCTGATATATTCGGCTTCAAAGTCAGCTAGAGGTTGGGTTAAGGAAAGGCTACTTGCAGGTTTAAAtcaaaaatattgataataatgggaataaaaatagtcATGGTGTCAGTTAATGATGTGGACAAGCATGTGCTAGGcactaaaaatgaaatactatatataaaaccttTCTTACACACAGGCACCTTTGAAAGATGCATTACTATTTGCCTTTTGTATCAGGAAACTTATTTGCTGATGATAATCCTAATTGGTAgaaacctaggaattgaacctagccTGAATCTAAAGCCCATCATTTTCTTCTGTATCATTCACCTCTGACTTGTCTTGGTTAAAGGAACTGTTTATCTGATCAAAGCTATCTTTCTTGCTTCTAcctgcattaaaaacaaaaatatcaaaatgtactAAAATGAGAAAGCATAAAAACTGATGAGCCACAGGATCAGATGACCGTGAGTAATAATCACATTTTTGTggctgttgttctttagttgctatgttttatctgactcttttgtaacctaGTAACATCAGCATTCTTCAAACAAAGTAGTAATTTAAAGCAAAGAGTTATCCAAAAGGCAAAATCAAGTCTTTTAGTTTTACTAtgcatcttttaaatatatatatagtagataCAAAGTAGAGGttaaagaattcttttaaaagaattaagaaactCGATACTGTCATGAGGTAAACTCAAAAGCGGAATCCATATTTCACAAAGCtaataaaactaatttgaaatacctcagctaTTACAAgatcaaccaaccaaacaaaaagaggCTGAATATGACATCGGTCAATATTATAAAGGAATAtgaatcctggagaaggcaatggcaccccactctagttctcttgcctggaaaatcccatggatggtgaagcctggtaggctgcagttcatggggtcgctaagaatcggactcgactgagcgacttcactttcacttttcactttcatgcattggagaaggatatggcaacctgctccaatgttcttgcctggagaatcccagggatggtggagcctggtgggctgccgtctctggggtcgcacagagtcggacacgactgaagcaacttagcagcagcagcagcatacattccTGCTATATATTGTTCATGATTCCTGGTCAGAATAATTGATTTTCTACCTAAGTAGATCACAAATGAATCCTCTTATTCGTTAAATCTTGATATTACCATCCTAGAACAGCACTAagggttttaaaaagaaaaacaacaacggTACCTTCTCATTTATCAACTGCATGTATATTTGCTTCTTAACTAAAAACTCCACCATTTGCCCTCTCCTTTCACATATCGCAAGTAACAGTGGTGTCAGGTCATCCTGTAAAACAGGGAAAACCATTTCTAATGTACACAGTTAACCTATTactaaactgaaattaaaatcgTGCAATAGATTctctgaacttaaaaataaaagtcagaaagTAAATGAAAGAGAGCCCCCTCCTCATTGCCCTGTgcatcttctttctctttaatatgctcctcctctgggccttccctggtggtccagtggctaagtgtCAAGTTCccaaatgcagggggtgcaggtatCATTAAGCTACTGTATCAACTGCATATTTTAGGGACAATGCTGAGGCAGAAATATATAATACTATCTGTAGCATGCATAACCTATCCAAGGATGACCATGAGTAAactcaaaagttttacagacattCCAGTGGGAATATTATTCTCTACATGAACATGCAaagagagaaacttttttttttctttttcaaaaagtcaACTGTGGGAACCCTGTTTTACTGCTTTCTCAGAAATGTCTCCTGGAATTTAATCTTACTCATTCTCTCTCCCTTGCTTGCTCTTTCTACCACACTTCCTTAAGTTAGACATTCTGGCTGAGAGGTCAGCATTAGCTATATGCTAACTGCATGGAGAATGAGCACCCTCCCCACCTTATCTTCAAAGACCCTTCTTGATGACTCTTATGTGATTACCTCCAGACTATCAGAAGAAATCTTCCAAAATCCTAGAGTTCTGGTGTCTGTCTTGCTTTACTGCTTTTAGTTAAAGATTGCAACATAAAATTACCAATAAATACATGCTCAACATTTTCTCGGGGATTTGCTCTGCCACCAGCTATTCCTCCACTGTCTATTATAATCTTGTGTGTTTGTGAGAGTTATTCAGTGCAAAACAGCCACAACCaacttaaaaattctaatttaaaaattcaatcccattcttaaaagatttttaaattatgaaatcaaTTATAGATTAATTAGACTGTTTTTAAAAAccttcaaatatttatcaaaataaactaTAAACCAACAATTGGAAACTCAAATGCTTATGGATGGAAAGCTGATTACCTGAGTAAGAGAAAAATCCAGGTGAGACCAGTAACTCCAAAAACACATGTCCCACACAGAAGGGGTGGCCTCTGCATGCAGACCAAACAGTAGGATGGGCTCAAGGGGGTCCAGATTTGGTCCTTAGAAAAGCCTGAACTTCTGCATGAGCCTTCTAAATTTGAAATGTTGACTCAATGTATGGAGGTAAACTAAGCATATCCAAGGGCCATGTTTGGTTTATGGCCCACTTTTGGTTTTATGTTTGCTGTTTCCAAACAGGTgggtataaagcaaatatttgtatGTGAAACCTTTCCTTTCTTTAGTATCATATGTTTCACAAAAAAACTGGGTCCCAATATGTAATAAATATGGCTATTAAGACTCATAATTCAATTAAacataaattcttttaaaaagactcaTAATGCACAGTCAAGAATGTTTCCACTGCCTGTTGAAACTACAATCTGTCTCTAGAATTCTTCTAGATTGTTAATAAAATGGATCACGAGTTTCCAAGCCTGCtcaaaataaatgctgaaaacaATTCCCCTCTGTACTGTTACTAACTTCATGGGTTTTAAAGCTCTCATCTGCTTATGCCAGGGATCAGCAATTCTAACAGACATACTGCAAGAGTCTGTCCTGCAGCTGACACCAAAAAAGGCTCGTGAGTTACTATTACTGCAGTCAGGAAAACCCTATTGGTAACAAACATCTGTTGACCTAATGACCTGGATGATAAGTGAAGGTGCAAAATCCTTAAAGGGTCAGACTCTGCAGACGAAGTGACTTCACCATGAGCAAATCGCTAAAGACTCTCGGAGTGTCACTGAATGATGAGTGGTTGGAAGGAAAAGGAGTTATCGTTCAAGCCCATAGATATTGCCAAAGACACTCCTTTAATATCTCAAGCACAGGGGCAGAGAAAAAGTGAGGCTAATAT
It encodes:
- the LOC133258892 gene encoding ankyrin repeat domain-containing protein 26-like, coding for MNQQMSSDFFNHVLTSFLKMFLGGLQKNMLLLVVLILDESSEEDSSRRFPNKPGIDLGPTSNDEVLDFKTKHVLKSKLTKLMKASQQSKRNSKLFEDCPGVIP